In Spirochaeta lutea, the sequence TTTCGGTCGGATGAGGCTGTAAGGACAGACTCGTTACTGGAAACGGCCGACCGGTCGTTGAAGGGGTTTTCAAAGCTGAAAAGGGAACGGGCAGCATCCCGGAGTACTGTAAGCTGCCGGTTAAACGACTGCCATGTAGAGCGTTGAGTCTCAAGATCGGTTTTTCTGGTCTCCAGACGGTCCAGAGGGACGCGCTCTGCCTTGACCAGTTCCTCAACCATTTGTCCTGTGTTGAAACGGCTAGAAACGCCGGGTATTGAAATATCAGACATGCAGGTTCCTCATGAACGGCCCTTACCGAGGCCCGGAACCCGGACCTCTCAAATCGTTTCGTCTATCAGTAAGCCTAGGTATTCTTGAATCCGGGCCTGCAACTTCTGTAATTCGGCTGCGGGCAGTTCCTTGATTACTTTATCGGTGTCAGGATCGATGATCTTAACCACCACCTGGTCTATGTCGTCATTGATAGTGTATTTAAACTTCTTCTGAAGACTTCCCGAATAGGTATCCATCCGGTCAACTGCTTCCTGAATTTTTTTATGAATTTCATCACGGCTTGAGGCAATACCTTGGGCAACTTTTTGCTGGCTTTCAACCCGTTGCCGCTGGTTTTCCGTTCGCCGTTCTGCCATACGCTGGGTTAGCTCCACAGACTGTTGTACTCCCGGGTTTCCCTGGGGACTACCGCGCATTCCCAATATTTCCATGGACATAGTTCTTACCTCCCTGTAAGAAAATAGGGGGAGAGAGCGCGACTCTCCCCCCAATGATGGTTTGAAAGAGAAGACGTCCAGTGTTCTCTTTCGTGACAATGTTCCTGCTTGGTTTTAACCAATGAGTTGGAGCGCAGACTGGGTCTGCATGTTGGCCTGGGCAAGCATGGCAGTATTGGCTTGAGTGAGAATTTGATTTTTTACAAAATCAACCATCTCTCCGGCCATATCTACGTCCCGAATCCGGGACTCGGATGCCTGAAGGTTTTCAGCGGCTACATCAACACCTTTTTGGGCCATTTCGAACCGGTTCTGGTAGGCACCAAGATCCGCGCGCTGCTGGCTTACAACCCGAAGCGCTGCATCTACTGCACCGATGGCGCTGTTAGCAGACTCAGGATCATTAAGATTGATGGTTTCTCCGCTGCCCTGCATATTTGTAAGCCCTAGAGCTTCTGCAGTCATTGTTCCAACGAACACTCTCTCATTCTGATCCATATTAGCACCAACCTGGAATTGCATTACTCCGCCAGAAACCGAATCCTGGGCGAAGGCGCCTGTCAGCATGTTCATTCCATTGAACTGGGCGTGGCTTGCAATCCTGTTGATTTCATCGACCAGCTGAGATACCTCCACCTGGATCTGCATTCGATCTTCACTGGTATAGATTCCGTTAGCTGACTGAACCGACAGCTCACGAACCCGGTGCAGCATATCCTGGGTATTTTGAAGGTAGCCTTCGGTGGTTTGAATGAATGAAACCGCGTTCTGAATATTCCGGCTGGCCTGATTCAAGCCCCGTACCTGAGACCGTAGCTTTTCACTAACAGCCAGGCCGGATGCATCATCAGACGCCCGGTTAATCCGCATTCCAGAGCTGAGTTTTTCAATGTTGCCCTGCAATTCTACGTTTCGTTCACCGAGTACGCGGTTCGCATAGGCTGCGCTCATGTTGTGGTTAATGATCATATAACCCTCCTTGAAATATAGTAAAAGGCCGTCCGTGCCTTTTATCTCCAACTGCCGGTTTCCGGGGTACTCATCGCGCTGAACCCGCATTTTAGAAAACCATTAGTGGAGAGACCAACTTGACTCGGTATCGATGCTGGGAGGTAAATCAAAGGGTGCAGGACCTGATGTAAAGCACAAGTATGAGTCAACAGGTCCCTCCACTTCAGTCGGAGGAATCGATCAATCCAAGCAGTCTCAAGAAGGGATGATGTTTTTCAAAGATCATTGGTTGAGATCTATTTGCCCATAGATTCATCCAAACTACAGTATAACACAGGTGCCCCCGGTTCTGCCAATAGTCTCACCACCGTGATGGAAGGTTAGGGGTATCCGTGTTGCCCTAGGAACCAATGCAATAAATAAAAGCACCCCGGCCTGAACGGAAACGTTCAAACCGGGGTGAAATGCTTACGCTTTATGAATTTCCCTTAGGAATTAACCCAGAAGCTGAAGTACCGATTGGGTCTTCATATTCGCTTGGGCAAGCATTGCATTCCCGGCCTGGACAAGAATCTGGTTCTTTGTGAATTCCACCATTTCCTTAGCCATATCAGCATCGCGAATTCTTGATTCAGCGGCTTGGAGATTTTCCGCGCCGATGTCAATTCCCTTAACTGCCATCTCTAGCCGGTTTTGGTATGCACCCAGATCAGCCCGCTGTTTGTTCACAGTCCGTAAAGCGGTGTCCACAATTCCAATGGTTGCATTGGCACTTTCAGCGTTGGAAAGGGTAACAATCCCGTTATCCCCTTGATTCCTCAAGCCGAGAGCCGCTGCGGTCATGGTCCCGATGACAACCTGTTCCCGCTGATCCATATTTGCCCCAATATGGAAGAACAGATCCTGACCTGCGCCGCCCATATCCTGCGCACCGGAGAACCGGCCGGTCAGCAGGTTCATGCCGTTGAACTGAGCATGGGATGCAATACGATCAACTTCATCAACCAGCTGAGAAACCTCAACCTGGATCTGCATCCGGTCTTCAGCGGTGTAGATACCATTGGAGGATTGTACAGCGAGTTCACGAATTCTCTGAAGAATATCCTGTCCTTCCTGGAGGTACCCCTCGGTGGTTTGGATCATAGAAATTCCATCAGCAGCATTCCGTGAAGCCTGGTTCAATCCCCGGATCTGACTCCGCATCTTCTCAGATACAGCCAAGCCTGAAGCATCATCACCTGCTTTGTTAATACGCAGACCTGATGATAGTTTCTCCATGCTTTTGCTGACATTGGCGTTATTCACACCAAGCTGACGTTGAGCGAACTGGGCGCTCATGTTGTGATTAATAATCATCCTATCCTCCTTGATAGTGTGGTTCGGGCATCCGTGCCCTTTTTTTTATAAACTGCTTAAGTGTTTAGCTCAGCAGCCGATAAACAGAATAGGGGTTAGTGGGCATATCCAAGAACGATCTTGAAATAAAACCCTTCCCTGTGCTGACTATCGGCATTCCGGGGAGGAAACTTTAACGTTTTTTTTATGAATATCGTTTAGGTTCCGTACCATGGTTAATTACCAGCCCCCGGGCCGCTCCGATGGCCCACGGTTGACCTTGGTTTGTAGGGCTTCTCGGTGATTTCTGTACAGTAGTCAGAGTGATGTACCCCACCCCTGTATATAGGAAAGCGTATACCGTCTTCACGAATGCAGGGGGAGGCGTAAGGTAAGGGCGGCCGTCGGGGTTAGCACCTAGGATTCATTCAGCCGTTTATCAATCTCGGTGATGTATTCAGGGGCTAACGGGTCATCCGGATCAATAACAAGTACGGTCTCGAAGAATCCCCGGGCTTCCTCGTACTCCTCTGCCTTCATGTGCAATACGCCTAGGTTCGAGAGTATCTTGGTGTTCTCGGGTTCTAATTCCATAGCTCCCAGTAGACTTTCCTGCGCTTGGCCAAGATTCCCTGTCTCCATACAGCAGATGGCATGCTCATTGAGGGTGTCTGGGTTCTGTCCGCCGAGCTCCAGTGTCTTTTCAAAGGCCTGTAATGCCTCCTCATACCGGCTAAGACGTCGTAACGCCCATCCCTTTATAAACCAGGCATTCCAAACCCCTGGATTTGCAGACAGGAACTGCTCAATCTTCTCTAGACCCTCGGTTTCCTTATTTAACCTAATAAAATCGTAGGCTTCTTTAAACAGGATATCATTTAGATTCTGTTTCTCAAACTCTGCGAGGATTTCCTCTACTTCATTTTTGTGGTCTGGATTTTCTGAGCTATCAAGGTAGGCGTGAAACGAAGCCCGGGAACGGCCGTAGTTTCGAATCTTCATAAAGAAATAGCCAGAGTAGAGGTAGGTCTCCGGTAGAGGCTCGGAATGGTCAGTACAAACCCTATACCAATGGTAGGCCTCATCTTCGAATTCCTGGGTCAGGGCTTCTTTGCCCAACATTCGGTAAGCCTCTGCTCGCTTCTCGTAGAGTAGGGCAAGGTTGAGTTGAGCCCGATTGCTCTCGGGTTGGAGTCCTAAAAGCGCTAAAAAAATTTCCTCCGCAATGTCGAAGTCTTTGTTGTCTGCCTTCAGGATCGCAGTTTGGGTGAGCTCCGCGATGATGTCGGGTCGGGCAGAGACTATGAATTGCCGGTAATAATCCGCATCCTCGTGTTCCGGGTGATACGCTAATACCTTAAGCATGCCCGACAGGATCATTTCCCACGAAAGTTCGTCAATAGACCAGCTATCCTGTTCTCCCGCGGTCTCGATGGGGAGCATCTTTTCTGGATCTAAGGAGAAGGAGGGCAGGGAGACATTCATCCCCTCGGGTATCGAAATATATAGAATATTTTTAAGTTTTTCGTCTCGAACGAGATCGATTCGTGAATCGTGCATACTACTCCTGTGGTTTGCTCTTTTTAATTGTCTTTAAAAAATTGCTTATACGTAATTTATACTCAGCGGGTATTGCCTTTTCATCAAACTGAATTGCAAAGGCCGCCAGATCCTTCCGTCCCTGAACCTGTTCAAACCGAATCACCTTTCCCG encodes:
- a CDS encoding tetratricopeptide repeat protein, producing the protein MHDSRIDLVRDEKLKNILYISIPEGMNVSLPSFSLDPEKMLPIETAGEQDSWSIDELSWEMILSGMLKVLAYHPEHEDADYYRQFIVSARPDIIAELTQTAILKADNKDFDIAEEIFLALLGLQPESNRAQLNLALLYEKRAEAYRMLGKEALTQEFEDEAYHWYRVCTDHSEPLPETYLYSGYFFMKIRNYGRSRASFHAYLDSSENPDHKNEVEEILAEFEKQNLNDILFKEAYDFIRLNKETEGLEKIEQFLSANPGVWNAWFIKGWALRRLSRYEEALQAFEKTLELGGQNPDTLNEHAICCMETGNLGQAQESLLGAMELEPENTKILSNLGVLHMKAEEYEEARGFFETVLVIDPDDPLAPEYITEIDKRLNES
- a CDS encoding flagellin N-terminal helical domain-containing protein, translating into MIINHNMSAQFAQRQLGVNNANVSKSMEKLSSGLRINKAGDDASGLAVSEKMRSQIRGLNQASRNAADGISMIQTTEGYLQEGQDILQRIRELAVQSSNGIYTAEDRMQIQVEVSQLVDEVDRIASHAQFNGMNLLTGRFSGAQDMGGAGQDLFFHIGANMDQREQVVIGTMTAAALGLRNQGDNGIVTLSNAESANATIGIVDTALRTVNKQRADLGAYQNRLEMAVKGIDIGAENLQAAESRIRDADMAKEMVEFTKNQILVQAGNAMLAQANMKTQSVLQLLG
- a CDS encoding flagellin N-terminal helical domain-containing protein — its product is MIINHNMSAAYANRVLGERNVELQGNIEKLSSGMRINRASDDASGLAVSEKLRSQVRGLNQASRNIQNAVSFIQTTEGYLQNTQDMLHRVRELSVQSANGIYTSEDRMQIQVEVSQLVDEINRIASHAQFNGMNMLTGAFAQDSVSGGVMQFQVGANMDQNERVFVGTMTAEALGLTNMQGSGETINLNDPESANSAIGAVDAALRVVSQQRADLGAYQNRFEMAQKGVDVAAENLQASESRIRDVDMAGEMVDFVKNQILTQANTAMLAQANMQTQSALQLIG
- a CDS encoding flagellar protein FlaG; this encodes MSMEILGMRGSPQGNPGVQQSVELTQRMAERRTENQRQRVESQQKVAQGIASSRDEIHKKIQEAVDRMDTYSGSLQKKFKYTINDDIDQVVVKIIDPDTDKVIKELPAAELQKLQARIQEYLGLLIDETI